Within Micavibrio sp. TMED2, the genomic segment CACACCGATACCGGTGCTGGCGCCAACAAGGTTGTCACCACGGATGATGGGCCTTTCCGTGATTGCAATCACGCCAAACGGGCTTTGATCCGATGGCACCAGCATGGAGCCCTCCGGTGCCCGACCGTTTTGCAGGTCAGAAGCCGTGGCATCGATATCGACCAGATGAATGCTGAGTTGGCCACGCGGGATCGGCGGGAAAGCGGTCTCACCCGGCAACTGGATCAGAATACGATCATCGCCCTGACGCTGAATTACCGGCTCGGTGGTACCGAGCGCATCCACCCGGCGACGGATAACCTCAACCGCCTGGGACATAATGCTCTCGACCAGCTCGGTTTGGGCAAACTCACGCATCTGAATGCGGATCAGCGGTGGAGCATCGCTGTTTTCCTGTGTCTCCACAGCGGTTTCAAAATCGGAGTTGAGGTCACGGACCGCCGCAACCAGCGCATCGGTCTCAGCCGGATCGCGCGGGCGAACTACGACGCTCAAGCCCTCGGTGGCGAGACCGGCAACCCGGATACGGGCTGAACGGGCAGCATTGCGCACATCGGTGCGCAGATCGCGGACCCGCTGCTGCAGCACATCTTCATACTCGACGCGCAACAGACGATACGACCCACCCTGCAGATCAAGGCCCAGATTGATCGTCTGGGTCGGCAGCCATGATGGCAAGCTGGCCTGTACTGATTTCAAACTGTCCGGCCCAAGGATATTCGGCACGGCATAGGCGATGCTCAACAGGCAGGCGAGCAGGATGGCAATAATTTTACCGGTGGAGAAATGAACCATTGATCAAAGGTCTTTCGAGTGGCGGCCCCGTGGCCGCTCAGCTTGGTCGGTCAAGAGGTTGCAAAGGGCGGATAGGTCAGGAAAAGCGGCAAGTTAGCCCTCTTCCTTCTCTTTTTCCTTTTCCTTGTCCTTCTTCTCCGCCTTGTCGGCTTTATCAGCCTTGGCCGGCTCGCCCTTTACAAAAACGTGCTGGATTGTGGACTGCACAACGGTCACCCGGACATTCTCGGCAAGCTCGACCTGTACCTCATCATCCTGAAGTACTTTGGTCACGGTACCGATTAGGCCACCAGCGGTGACGATCTTGTCGCCCCGGCGTACTGCCTCGACCATGGATTTGTGGTCAGCCATTTTCTTCTGGTTTGGCCGGATAACCAGCATCCAGAAAATCAGAAACAGGACGCCGATCAGCATCATCTGCATCATGAAGGCATCACCGGCAGGTGCTGAGGCGGCGCCGCTACCGGCGGCATAGGCAGTGGAGAAAAACATAGGACGCGAAACTTTCCTGAACTCGCTTGAAACGGAATGCGCGCATTGATTTGGGATATGCAATGACAAACCGCAAATGAATACGTGCGGCGCGACTATACTTGTCCGTCCCCATGATGCAAATGTAAGCCGCCAAATCAGTGGATTTCTTATGTCCCTGCGGTATACATCCGGTAGTAATCGCCGGTTGAAATCCAATCTATGCCCCTCACGCAAAAGCATAAATCCCATGACTGACAGCCTATCCGACCTTCTTGCTCCATTATGCCGCATCGCCGATGCGCTCGAGCGTATGGCCCCCGATCAGGCACAATCGGTCTCAATCGACGATATGTCAGACAGCGACGCCTTCCTCTGGCAGGCAGCAAGCCAGAGCCTGCAGCCGGTGGCGCAGGTATCCCGGATTTCTGCGCATTTGCTGCGTGGTATCGAGCGGCAGCACAACATACTGCATGAGAATACCCGCTGTTTTGCCGATGGCCTGCCCGCCAATAACGCCCTGCTTTGGGGTGCCCGTGGGATGGGGAAAAGCTCACTGGTGAAGGCGATCCACGCCGAAATCAATGCGGATAAAGATGGCAAGGACACGCTGGCACTGATCGAGATCAACCGCGAGGATCTCGCAAGCCTGCCCCAGCTGCTGAACCGTATCCGCAACGCATCACGTCGCTGTCTTGTCTATTGTGACGATCTCAGCTTTGAAAAATCCGAGAGCAGTTACAAAAGCCTGAAGGCGATTCTTGAAGGCGGTATCGAGGGACGCCCGGATAATGTTCTGTTCTATGCCACCTCCAACCGCCGCCATCTGATGCCGCGCGACATGATCGAGAATGAATCATCCTCGGCCATTAATCCCGGTGAAGCGGTGGATGAGAGCGTATCCCTCTCCGATCGCTTCGGGCTCTGGCTCGGCTTTCACGGCTGCGATCAGGAAACCTATCGCAGCATGGTCAGGGGCTATGCCGACGAGTTTGGCATCTTCATCGATGACGAGCAGCTGTTTGCCAAAGCGCAGGAATGGTCGATCACCCGTGGCGCACGCTCTGGCCGGGTTGCCTGGCAATTCATCCAGCACCTCGCCGGGGAATACGGAAAAACCATTAAAACAGGCTAGTTGGCAGCAACTGTTCAGTTGGCACTGCTGGTCTGGCGCGGCAGATACAGCATCGGGTCCAATGCCCGTGAGCCGCGCCGGATCTCAAAATGCAGTTGCGGGCTGTCGACGCTGCCGGAGTTGCCGACCGTACCGATCGTCGCCCCGGCATCAACAGTCTCACCGCGCCCGATCAGCAACCGATCCAGATGGGCATAAGCGGTCATCCAGCCATCGGAGTGACGGATCAGCAGCAGATTGCCAAACCCGCGCAACTCATTGCCCGCATAGGCGACAATGCCGCGCTCGGCAGCCCGTACTGGTGCGCCCTTGGGTGCCGCGATATTGATGCCGTCATTATGCAGCCCGCCCGATTTCGGCCCGTAACCGGAAACCAGACGCCCGAGCAACGGCCAAGAGAATGAACCGGTGCGTGGCGGCGGTGCCTGATTGACGGCCTTCTGCGGCGCTCGTACGGCTGGAGCCGGTGCTGGCTCAACCCGTTGTGGCGGCGGCGGTGCGACCGCTACCCTCGGCGCAGGTGCTGTAACGGCAGGCATCGGCGGTGCCGGTGGTGGGGTCAGGGCAGCGGTAGCCACAGGTGCCGAAAGCGGCTTCTCAACCGGTACAGGAATGCCCGGTTGCCCCGGTGTTATTGCCGGTGCACTATCAGCAACCGTATTACGCGGTGCGGGAACCGGTGTAGTCATGACTTGCGTGGATACAGCTGTGCCGGGCTTGCGCTCCGGCAATGGTGCCGGACGCACGCCGTCACGGTAAATCGTACGGTCATCGACCGGGGCAACCATAACCGGTTGTTCATCAACTACCACTGTCGTCGGCTCGGACAGTTCAGCAGTCTGGGTTGGCGATGGCAGGCGCAGGCTCTGGTTCGGGCTCAACTCGTAAGGTGGCTGCAGCCCGTTCAGAGTTGCGATCTGGCGTGAATCAACGGCAAAGGCCCGTGACACGGTATAGAGGCTGTCGCCCGGCTGAACCGTATATTCCCGTGGTGGCGGCAACTGGATGCGCTGGCCGATCTTAAGTGTAAAAGGCGGCTGCAACCTGTTGAATTCAATAACATCCGCCATGGGCAGACGGTAGCGTTTGGCAATCTCGTAAACCGTATCGCCCGGCCCGACATTTACCACGCCCGCACCGGGATTTTCCAGTAGCCCGGCCAGCAACACCGGTGCCGGTTCGCCATTACGCTCGGCACAGGCGGTGGTGATCATCAGAGCGGATAATACCGCAAACGGAACAAACAGTTTTCTGCCGGTTGGATCAGGCACGGCACCGCTCTTCACTTACAGGCATGGAGGTGGAGTTGTGGGTGGCCGGTTTTGGCAGTAGTGGCACGAACTTCACCGGCCAAAGCTGCTCACCCTCATAATCGTCTTCGGTCCGCCGCAGCTTGTAGAGGATCTGCTGACCATCAGGATCGGTGAGTGGCAGGATAATGATCCCGCCAACCGCTAACTGGTTCAACAGGTTACGCGGTGGTTCTGTCATCGCGGCACAGGTCATAATGATGCGATCAAATGGTGCCTGCGCTGCCCAGCCCTGCCCGCCATCGGCACAATGGGTGACGATGTTATAGAGCCGCAATTGGTTGAATCTCTGTTCGGCCTCACGCAGCAGTTCCTTGTGAATCTCGATGGTATAGATACGCCGACACAGGCGCGCGAGGATCGCGGTCTGATAGCCGGAACCGGTGCCAATCTCCAACACCTTGTGCCGGTCATGCAGTTCCAGTTGCTGAGTCATGTAGCCGACAACGCTGGGCATGCTGATGGTTTGGCCGAGCCCGATGGGCAGTGCCACATCATCATAGGCCTGATCATGAAACAGCGGCGGCAGGAAGGCCTCACGCGGCACACGCTCAATCGCGGACAGCACATGGGTTTCGGTTACCCCTGCCCGGCGCAGCCCCATGATCAGGCGGATCTTGCGTGCCTCTTCGATCATGGGCGCACCATATCGGCCTTGCCGGCAACATCGGCACCGGCGAAGGATTGCTGGAGCTCATCAAGCGCCGCGTAATTGGTCAGGTCCAGATGCAGCGGCGTGATGGTGATATAGCCCTCGGCAATCGCGGTCACATCGGTATTGCCGTCGGGCTGTACCGCATGGCGGCGGGCCGGACCGATCCAGGTATAGCTGCGGCCACGCGGGTCACGGTGATGGGTAATCTCGTCACCGATCTTGCGGGTGCCATGGCGCAGGACGCGGATGCCCTTGACCTGTTCGGCTGGCAGATCGGGAAAATTCAGGTTGAACAGGGTTTCCTTCGGCCATGCCTGACCGAGCAGTTTCTCAATGATCGCTGGCGCATGGGCCTCAACACTCGACCAATGGGCTTCCGCCTCGCCCTGTTCCAGGCTCAGTGCTATTGCCGGTATGCCGAGCAAGGTTGCCTCCATGGTTGCCCCGATTGTGCCTGAATAGGTCACATCATCGCCAATATTGGCCCCATGATTGATGCCACTCAATACCAGATCGGGTTTCCGGTCATGGATCAGGTCATTGATCGCCAAAAGGACACAATCGGTTGGCGTGCCATCCACCGTGAAGGTCTGGTCACCCAGCTTGCGAATGCGTAACGGGCGATGCAGGGTAATGGCATGGCCGACACCCGACGCCTCGTTGATCGGCGCGCAGGTCCAGACATCACGGGACAGAGTATCGGCAATCCGCGCCAGAACCCGCAAACCCTCCGCCTCTATACCATCGTCATTGGTAATCAGAATACGGCGCTTGCTGGCATCTGGCATGGACATGAATGATCTCGCTTCCCGTGTGGTGGTACCTGCTTGTTTTAGCTGTTCGCGCTTACTTCAGTGGCTCGATATGGGTTTTGCCGCCCATATATGGCCGCAGCACATCCGGTATCGCCACCCGACCATCCGCCTGCTGGTGGTTCTCGATCACCGCGATCAGTGCCCGTCCCACGGCAACGCCGGACCCGTTCAGGGTGTGTACAGGCCGCGTGCTCTTGCTGCCTTCGGGGCGATAGCGCGCCTTCATGCGCAGGGCCTGGAAGTCACCGCAATTCGAGCAGCTGGAAATCTCGCGATAGGTGTTCTGTCCGGGCAACCAGACCTCAAGGTCATAGGTCTTGCGCGCGGCAAAGCCGAGATCACCGGTGCAGAGCGACACCACCCGATAAGGTAACTCGAGACGCTGCAGAACGGTTTCGGCGCATTGGGTCATGCGCTCATGCTCATCCACACTCTGTTCTGGCGTGGTAATGCTGACCATCTCAACCTTGGCGAACTGGTGTTGACGCAGCATGCCACGGGTGTCACGCCCGGCAGAACCGGCCTCGGAGCGGAAACACGGGGTCAGCGCGGTGAAGCGGTATGGCAGCTCCACCTCTTCCAGAATCTTGTCGGCCACCAGATTGGTCAGCGGCACTTCCGCCGTCGGAATCAGCCAGTGATCACTGGTCGTATGGAACAGATCTTCGGCAAATTTCGGCAGTTGGCCGGTGCCATAGAGAGCGTCACTGCGCACCAGAAACGGCGGTGCGGTTTCCTGATAGCCATGCTCGGTGCTGTGCAGGTCGAGCATGAACTGCCCCAGTGCCCGCTCCAGCCGCGCCAGATCACCACGCAGCAGCACAAAGCGTGAGCCGGAGAGATCGGCAGCAGCACTGAAATCGATCTGGCCCAGCGCCTCACCGATATCCACATGGTCCTTGAGGTCATTATCACGCCGCGGCTCGCCGATACGCTTGACCTCGAGGTTCTCGCTCTCATCGGCACCATCCGGTACGTCTGTCGCTGGCAGGTTCGGCAGGGTCTCGAGAATGGCTTTCAGACGCTCGCCAACCGCTTCTTCATTCTCGGTCAGCCGTTGAATGTCGTCCTTGATTTTGGCAACGGCAGCCATGGCTTCGCTGGCGTCCTCGCCCTTGCGCTTGGCATCACCGATTGCCTTGGATGCCTGATTGCGCTGCTGCTGCAGGTCCTGCATGCGGGTCTGAAGATCGCGCCGCTCACTGTCCAACGACAGCACATTCGCGGAAACAGCATCCAGTCCGCGGCGTTTCAGGGCAGCATCAACGGTGTCGGGCTCATCGCGAATGAGTTTGAGATCAAGCATGGGAAAACCGGGAGTCCAAGGGTCAGATAAAGTGAATGCGGGATGTTATAGGCGAGCACCGGTCACGAACCAACCGGTTTGCAAGCGCCGGACAAACACATAGGCGAGAACCGTGCATGGGCGCAACGGCGGCTTATGCGTCCAGTGGGGTTTCGCGCTTGCGCTCAACCAGCACGCCGAGCCAGATCGATATCTCGTAGAGCAGGATAATCGGTACCGCGAGGCCGATCTGGCTTAACGGATCCGGCGGAGTCATGACGGCGGCGGCAACGAAGGCGATTACGATGGCATAGCGTCTGCGGGCCTTCAGCCATGCGCTGTCGATAATTCCGACCTTGACCAGCAGGACGAGCAGAACCGGCAACTGGAACGCAATACCGAAGGCAAAGATCAGTTGCATGACCAGCGAGAGATACTCATTCACCTTTGGCTCGAGTACGATGGACAGCTGTTCGGCACCACCTGCCTGCTCAAATCCGGCAAAGAACTTCCAGGCAACCGGCATGACACCGTAATAGACGCTGGCGGCACCGGCGATGAACAGGAACGGCGTTGCCAGCAGGAATGGGAGAAACGCGCGCTTTTCATTCTTGTACAGCCCCGGCGCGATGAACAGCCAGATCTGGCTAGCAATAATCGGAAATGACAGACACCCGGCGGCGAAGAAGGCCACCTTGATCTCGGTAAAGAACTTCTCGTGCAACGCGGTGTAGATCAGGCGGCGCTGTTCCTGCCCTTCCCAGAGATGGGCCAAGGGTGCGACCAGAAAATTGAATATCTCGCTGGCGAAATAGAAGCAGGCGAAAAAGCAGACGACCAGCGCAATCACGCTGTAGAACAGGCGAGTTCTGAGTTCGGCCAGATGCTCGACGAGGGACATTTTATCGTCCAACTCATCCTCATCATCCCGGTCGGCGCCTGCGTCGGCTTCTGTCTCGGGTTTGGCCTTGTCTTCTGTTGCCTTATCCAGTGTCTCACTCATGGCGTATCCGCCCTGGCAGAGTTGACCACCGGCTCGTCAGCCTTTTCCGGGAGTTCAGGTGCCGCCTGTTGCGCCTTGACCGTGGCAGGTGCCGTATCTGCGCCCTGCCCGGTTTCCGGTTTTGACGGCTTGTTCAGGTCGCGTTCGGCCTCATCCATGATGCTGCCGACCTGCTTGCGGATATCAGCCTGATCCCGCAAGGCATTGATTTCCTTCTTGAGGTCCTCAATTTCGGTTTCACGCACCATCTCATCAACACTGGTCTGGAATTCACGCGCCAGACCGCGCAGCTTGGCCAGTACCTGACTGATTGTACGCAACACCCGTGGCAGCTCTTTCGGACCAACGACCAAAAGAGTGATCAAGCCAATAATGAAAAGCTCCGACCAGCCGAGATCGAACACGGGGCGCGTCCTGTCAGTTCGAGAATGAAGCGATAACCGCCGTCAGGCAGTCAATCAGCCGCTAACGGTTTCGTTTTCGCGCTTGGTTTCAGCCGGTGCCTCGGTGGCAACGGGTTCGGATGTAGCATCAATGGTTTTCGGCTCGGCCGGTTTCTGGTCGTCATCTTCTTTCAGACCGGATTTGAACGAGCGGATACCCTTGGCGAGATCACCCATGATACGTGGGATTTTGCCGCCGCCGCCAAACAGCAACACGACCACCACCAGTACGATAGCCCAATGCCAGATGCTGAATGTACCCATGAGTTCCTATTCCACTAATGTTTTGCGTATCTGCGCGACGTTATGATTATGAAGGCGGACTATGGCAGAAAACTGTCACCAGTTCCAAGGCGTTTTACGGGAAATTGATCACGCCTGCAGCCGATTGTCCCACCGGTTACTGAACAACCATATGGATGTCTTCCGGCGCGATGACCAGTGATACCGGGTCACCCGGCTGGATGCGTAATGCCGCATCACTCAGAACCCGTGCCCGCAACTCCATGGTTGCCCCGGCCGCCGATCTGGTTTCAACCGTCACGGTCCAGTAACCGCCGCTGGTCTCCACCTTAACCACGGTCGCATCATCTTTGCCATGGGCAATGCGGATACGTTCCGGGCGCACGAGCGCGATGGTGTGGCCGGTATCAGGCACATCAACCGGCAGGTGCAGATGTTCCAGAACCGATGCCTTACCCTGATTGGGAATAACCGCCAGACAGTTGATATCACCGAATAATCCGGCAACAAATGTGTTGATCGGCTGGTGATAAATCTGCTCCGGCGTACCGATCTGTACCAGCCGCCCGTGATCGAGCACGGCTATCCGATCGCCGACCGCAATCGCCTCATCGGGATCATGGGTCACCATCAGCGCAGTGGTGCCGGTTTCCTTGATCACCGAGACCACCTCAGCACGGACCTGATTGCGCGTCTGGGCATCCAGCCCGGAAAATGGCTCATCCAGCAGCAGGACTGCCGGTTCCGGGGCCAGTGCCCGGGCCAGAGCGACCCGTTGCTGCTGGCCACCGGACAATTCATGGGGATAGCGATCCGCCAG encodes:
- a CDS encoding preprotein translocase subunit YajC; this translates as MFFSTAYAAGSGAASAPAGDAFMMQMMLIGVLFLIFWMLVIRPNQKKMADHKSMVEAVRRGDKIVTAGGLIGTVTKVLQDDEVQVELAENVRVTVVQSTIQHVFVKGEPAKADKADKAEKKDKEKEKEKEEG
- a CDS encoding AAA family ATPase, whose protein sequence is MTDSLSDLLAPLCRIADALERMAPDQAQSVSIDDMSDSDAFLWQAASQSLQPVAQVSRISAHLLRGIERQHNILHENTRCFADGLPANNALLWGARGMGKSSLVKAIHAEINADKDGKDTLALIEINREDLASLPQLLNRIRNASRRCLVYCDDLSFEKSESSYKSLKAILEGGIEGRPDNVLFYATSNRRHLMPRDMIENESSSAINPGEAVDESVSLSDRFGLWLGFHGCDQETYRSMVRGYADEFGIFIDDEQLFAKAQEWSITRGARSGRVAWQFIQHLAGEYGKTIKTG
- a CDS encoding protein-L-isoaspartate O-methyltransferase, which encodes MIEEARKIRLIMGLRRAGVTETHVLSAIERVPREAFLPPLFHDQAYDDVALPIGLGQTISMPSVVGYMTQQLELHDRHKVLEIGTGSGYQTAILARLCRRIYTIEIHKELLREAEQRFNQLRLYNIVTHCADGGQGWAAQAPFDRIIMTCAAMTEPPRNLLNQLAVGGIIILPLTDPDGQQILYKLRRTEDDYEGEQLWPVKFVPLLPKPATHNSTSMPVSEERCRA
- a CDS encoding 5'/3'-nucleotidase SurE; amino-acid sequence: MSMPDASKRRILITNDDGIEAEGLRVLARIADTLSRDVWTCAPINEASGVGHAITLHRPLRIRKLGDQTFTVDGTPTDCVLLAINDLIHDRKPDLVLSGINHGANIGDDVTYSGTIGATMEATLLGIPAIALSLEQGEAEAHWSSVEAHAPAIIEKLLGQAWPKETLFNLNFPDLPAEQVKGIRVLRHGTRKIGDEITHHRDPRGRSYTWIGPARRHAVQPDGNTDVTAIAEGYITITPLHLDLTNYAALDELQQSFAGADVAGKADMVRP
- a CDS encoding serine--tRNA ligase; translated protein: MLDLKLIRDEPDTVDAALKRRGLDAVSANVLSLDSERRDLQTRMQDLQQQRNQASKAIGDAKRKGEDASEAMAAVAKIKDDIQRLTENEEAVGERLKAILETLPNLPATDVPDGADESENLEVKRIGEPRRDNDLKDHVDIGEALGQIDFSAAADLSGSRFVLLRGDLARLERALGQFMLDLHSTEHGYQETAPPFLVRSDALYGTGQLPKFAEDLFHTTSDHWLIPTAEVPLTNLVADKILEEVELPYRFTALTPCFRSEAGSAGRDTRGMLRQHQFAKVEMVSITTPEQSVDEHERMTQCAETVLQRLELPYRVVSLCTGDLGFAARKTYDLEVWLPGQNTYREISSCSNCGDFQALRMKARYRPEGSKSTRPVHTLNGSGVAVGRALIAVIENHQQADGRVAIPDVLRPYMGGKTHIEPLK
- a CDS encoding twin-arginine translocase subunit TatC, whose product is MSETLDKATEDKAKPETEADAGADRDDEDELDDKMSLVEHLAELRTRLFYSVIALVVCFFACFYFASEIFNFLVAPLAHLWEGQEQRRLIYTALHEKFFTEIKVAFFAAGCLSFPIIASQIWLFIAPGLYKNEKRAFLPFLLATPFLFIAGAASVYYGVMPVAWKFFAGFEQAGGAEQLSIVLEPKVNEYLSLVMQLIFAFGIAFQLPVLLVLLVKVGIIDSAWLKARRRYAIVIAFVAAAVMTPPDPLSQIGLAVPIILLYEISIWLGVLVERKRETPLDA
- a CDS encoding twin-arginine translocase subunit TatB; its protein translation is MFDLGWSELFIIGLITLLVVGPKELPRVLRTISQVLAKLRGLAREFQTSVDEMVRETEIEDLKKEINALRDQADIRKQVGSIMDEAERDLNKPSKPETGQGADTAPATVKAQQAAPELPEKADEPVVNSARADTP
- a CDS encoding twin-arginine translocase TatA/TatE family subunit: MGTFSIWHWAIVLVVVVLLFGGGGKIPRIMGDLAKGIRSFKSGLKEDDDQKPAEPKTIDATSEPVATEAPAETKRENETVSG